The following are from one region of the Bacillus sp. 2205SS5-2 genome:
- the pgsA gene encoding CDP-diacylglycerol--glycerol-3-phosphate 3-phosphatidyltransferase — MNLPNKITISRIFMIPVFLIFMLVPFGWGDITVLGTTMPIAHFVSAIIFIIASTTDWVDGYYARKYNMVTNLGKFLDPLADKLLVSAAFIVLVDLELASTWIVILIISREFAVTGLRLVLAGTGEVVAANQLGKIKTWAQIVAISALLLHNILFQSISIPFATIALWVALFFTIWSGWDYFYKNRAAFKNSK; from the coding sequence ATGAATCTACCGAATAAAATTACCATTTCTAGAATATTTATGATCCCAGTTTTTTTAATTTTTATGCTCGTTCCGTTTGGGTGGGGTGACATTACTGTACTGGGTACCACGATGCCAATAGCTCATTTCGTATCGGCTATTATTTTTATTATCGCTTCTACAACCGATTGGGTAGATGGTTATTATGCAAGAAAATATAATATGGTTACAAATCTAGGTAAATTTTTAGACCCGTTAGCAGACAAACTTCTTGTTTCAGCCGCTTTTATCGTGTTAGTGGATCTTGAATTAGCTTCAACTTGGATTGTCATCTTGATCATTTCTAGAGAATTTGCGGTAACGGGCTTGCGCCTTGTTTTAGCAGGTACAGGTGAGGTCGTTGCAGCAAATCAGTTAGGTAAAATTAAAACATGGGCTCAAATCGTCGCTATTTCCGCACTGCTATTGCATAATATTCTTTTTCAAAGTATCTCAATACCATTTGCAACGATTGCCCTGTGGGTTGCTTTATTCTTTACGATTTGGTCTGGCTGGGATTATTTTTATAAAAATAGAGCGGCTTTTAAAAATTCAAAATAG
- a CDS encoding competence/damage-inducible protein A — protein sequence MHAEIIAIGSELLLGQIVNTNAKYLSNELADIGISVFHHTVVGDNKDRLKNAIEIAESRASLILFTGGLGPTKDDLTKETIADHLGVELEYNEEAMERIQGYYQKVNKTMSENNRKQALILQQSRVLPNDFGMAPGMFYKGKNHQYMLLPGPPRELEPMFNLYARPILMAETNEKQVIKSRVLRFFGIGESQLETDIMDIIDTQTNPTVAPLADDGEVTLRLTAKHTNVIEADKLLQGIEARITERVGEYLYGYNDTSLMNEVVHFLKKQGKTIATAESLTGGMFSSALTSYAGISASFLGGIVCYSNDAKQNFLDVSTETLSSKGAVSGECAAELAGNIRNKMNSDLGISFTGVAGPNSSEGKEVGTVYIGLAIKGQKTNVYSLQLAGNRESIRMRAVKYGCYYLLKQLQK from the coding sequence ATGCATGCTGAAATAATTGCGATCGGATCGGAACTCCTTCTTGGACAAATTGTTAACACTAATGCGAAATATTTATCAAATGAATTAGCGGATATTGGGATATCCGTTTTTCATCATACGGTTGTAGGAGATAACAAAGACCGACTTAAAAATGCAATTGAAATTGCGGAATCTCGTGCATCGCTCATACTTTTCACGGGTGGGCTCGGTCCGACTAAAGATGATTTAACAAAGGAAACGATCGCTGATCATCTAGGTGTTGAGTTAGAATACAACGAGGAAGCAATGGAACGGATTCAAGGGTACTACCAAAAAGTGAATAAAACGATGTCAGAAAATAATCGTAAGCAAGCACTTATTCTTCAACAGTCGCGTGTATTACCGAATGATTTTGGTATGGCCCCAGGTATGTTCTACAAAGGGAAGAACCATCAATACATGCTGTTGCCAGGTCCACCTAGGGAATTAGAGCCTATGTTTAATTTATATGCCCGACCTATTTTGATGGCTGAAACAAATGAAAAACAAGTCATTAAATCGAGAGTGTTACGTTTTTTTGGGATAGGTGAGTCACAGTTGGAGACAGATATCATGGATATTATTGATACCCAAACCAATCCGACTGTTGCACCTTTAGCTGATGACGGGGAAGTGACACTACGATTGACTGCCAAACATACGAATGTGATCGAAGCGGATAAGCTCTTGCAGGGAATAGAAGCTCGGATCACAGAGCGTGTAGGTGAATACTTATATGGGTACAATGATACTTCTCTGATGAATGAAGTTGTCCATTTCTTAAAGAAGCAAGGGAAAACAATTGCGACAGCTGAAAGTTTAACAGGTGGTATGTTTAGTTCAGCCCTTACCTCATATGCAGGGATTAGCGCAAGCTTTCTTGGTGGAATCGTTTGTTATTCCAATGATGCGAAGCAAAATTTTTTAGATGTTTCTACAGAAACGCTGTCCTCAAAAGGAGCGGTAAGTGGCGAATGTGCTGCTGAACTTGCAGGAAATATACGTAACAAAATGAACAGTGATCTAGGAATTAGCTTTACGGGTGTCGCGGGACCAAATTCAAGTGAAGGGAAAGAAGTGGGGACTGTCTATATCGGTTTAGCCATCAAAGGACAAAAAACGAACGTCTATTCGCTTCAGCTTGCTGGGAATCGTGAATCAATTCGAATGCGTGCTGTAAAATATGGATGCTACTATTTATTGAAACAATTACAAAAATAA